The Verrucomicrobiia bacterium genome has a window encoding:
- a CDS encoding Calx-beta domain-containing protein yields MKSATNSPKFPAVISPVVNARGTKHRGGGLSRLHKLMLVVVFSASTVQAATFSVTNTNASGPGSLLQAVLDSNASAAFDTISFSIAGAGPHTISPSAALPAITNSVLIDGYSQPGAVMNSLPDGFNAAVKISLNGTNAGANTDGLRLQAPNCTIRGLNIFNFRRDGIAISAVATNGVVEGCVIGIGPNNEEWENWNSGVQISGSLYCRIGGTTPSARNVLSGNSGSGVTISGGGWNVVEGCLIGLDPGGTVDSGNFYAGVDIANSASNRIGGTIAAARNVIAGNNTYGVRLQDDGARANLIVGNYIGLSLNGTAAVPNGQGVNVSGARDTMIGGTTAAARNVISGNGGIGILVSTWVGPATNTVIQGNYIGTDAGGSVAVANATRGISVLVANTWIGGIEPGAGNLISGNGNNGVDISGAAATNVVVQGNRIGTDATGTLQVRNNGHGINITSNARFNRVGGATPGAGNLIAFNTSAGVAVLTGTNNSILGNSIFENAGLGIDVDSAGATANDAADADSGANFRQNFPVLSYGVAGPGSGSVAGSFNSKPSRTYRLEFFSSPGCNPVNGYGEGKLLFGATNITTDAAGNANFTCTFPAVVSAGDVVTATATDEFGNTSEFSACAPLVPPASVELAVTLQDAPDPVRLGLPMTYLITVTNGGPFNATNVRVTNTLPAGAVFVSATNSQGSASHSGGVVVFQLGSMNAGTRATLAVTASLHVAGQNASQVVAIADQVDHVPANNTAQASTVAGMFNLQVALNDSPDPVVAGQPITLTATVTNLGGDTASNVVAFIYPGWNSSGRGFADATASGPGTFVNSHVGDRATVQWRLGTLPAGQGVKATVSAIPMQLGTNQSRFIIGGGLLGIDTNTLNNTVIITTVVTPGPGILSLKPNLYVREPAGPAVVMVTRESGSNGVVTVQYSTSPFEAAAPGDYTQITGTLTFTNGQTQSTIAIPITNDMQGECNELFRLVLSNPTGGAALLGQGSPISPSRTDIEIADDDFGALSTVNRVADGVPRRITASFENSGFFLEESTLADMTPDGRFVAFLAYPPNLSDLKTNDVRDLFLHDRQTGSNHLVSISADGGAAGTGNSEGADVSDDGRFVVFQSFASNLVAGDTNKTGDVFMRDRQAGTTSLISVNSSGSGPGNSTSEDPVLSANGRFIAFASVSTNLVGNDGNGFPDIFVRNLTNNTTTLVSVNTNGVGANGNSAHPLVSSNGMVVVFHSMAGDLAPGDTNNTWDVFARNLETGTTVLVSRGITNQLGNAASLVMALSADGRYVAFQSDASNLTTNDSNNADDVFLRDLQTGTTTLVSRNATGTGAGNQESRFASMTRDGRYIGFDSRAGNIVSSGGFSGRWNAYRYDRVTGSNLLISVNSIGSFSGNDDSFDPAISEDGRHAAFESEATDLVPGYQASTTFAYSQIYVRDLQTGVTTFISHEPGHLRSGNRYSMDPLISGNGQVVTFQSQSGNLAFGDGNNMEMDVFVYAASSNSLSIVSAIASSTPSRSAFEAVLSRDGRYIAFSTEANEQATNDLNQLTDVFLRDVTSGSVTLVSGNSSGTGTASGDSGVPVISHDGRFVAFFSTATNLAAGDANTTRDVYVRDRLTGIAHLVSLQTNGLAAGEAAFST; encoded by the coding sequence ATGAAGTCAGCAACAAACTCTCCCAAGTTCCCGGCAGTTATTTCCCCGGTCGTGAACGCCCGCGGAACAAAGCACCGCGGTGGCGGCCTCTCCCGGCTGCACAAGCTGATGCTGGTGGTGGTGTTTTCGGCGTCGACCGTGCAGGCCGCCACGTTCTCCGTGACGAACACCAACGCATCTGGCCCGGGTTCATTGCTGCAAGCCGTGCTCGATTCGAACGCGTCTGCCGCGTTTGACACGATCTCCTTCAGCATCGCCGGCGCTGGGCCGCATACCATCTCCCCATCCGCCGCCCTTCCTGCGATCACTAATTCGGTCCTGATCGACGGTTACAGCCAGCCCGGGGCTGTGATGAATTCCCTGCCTGACGGCTTCAATGCGGCTGTCAAAATTTCGCTCAATGGAACCAACGCCGGTGCCAACACGGACGGGCTTCGCCTGCAGGCGCCTAATTGCACAATCCGCGGATTAAACATCTTCAACTTCCGCCGGGATGGCATCGCAATTTCCGCAGTGGCCACAAACGGCGTCGTTGAGGGCTGCGTCATTGGAATCGGTCCGAACAACGAGGAATGGGAGAACTGGAATTCCGGGGTGCAAATTTCCGGCAGCCTTTATTGCCGGATTGGCGGCACGACGCCATCCGCCCGCAATGTTCTTTCCGGCAACAGTGGGAGTGGCGTCACCATCAGCGGCGGTGGGTGGAACGTCGTTGAAGGTTGTCTTATAGGGCTCGACCCGGGTGGAACGGTTGATTCAGGAAACTTTTACGCGGGCGTGGATATCGCCAACTCCGCCAGCAATCGGATCGGAGGAACCATCGCCGCCGCCCGGAATGTCATTGCAGGAAACAACACGTACGGTGTGCGGCTCCAGGACGATGGCGCCCGGGCCAATCTGATCGTGGGCAATTACATCGGGCTGAGCCTCAATGGCACCGCAGCCGTGCCGAATGGACAGGGAGTGAACGTGAGCGGCGCTCGTGACACGATGATTGGCGGAACTACGGCGGCTGCGCGAAACGTCATCTCGGGCAACGGAGGAATCGGGATTCTGGTTTCCACATGGGTAGGTCCCGCAACCAACACCGTGATTCAGGGCAATTACATCGGAACAGACGCCGGGGGTTCGGTGGCCGTGGCAAACGCCACTCGCGGCATCAGCGTCCTCGTCGCCAACACGTGGATCGGTGGGATCGAGCCTGGCGCGGGGAACCTTATTTCGGGCAACGGGAATAACGGCGTCGATATTTCTGGCGCCGCTGCCACAAATGTCGTTGTCCAGGGAAACCGGATTGGCACTGACGCCACGGGAACGCTTCAGGTGCGCAATAATGGCCACGGCATAAACATTACTTCCAACGCGCGCTTCAACCGGGTGGGTGGCGCAACCCCTGGCGCTGGCAATCTCATCGCATTCAACACCTCTGCGGGCGTGGCCGTCCTCACGGGCACGAACAACTCCATCCTGGGTAATTCAATCTTCGAGAATGCCGGGCTTGGAATCGACGTTGATTCGGCTGGCGCGACGGCGAATGACGCTGCCGACGCCGACTCTGGCGCGAATTTCCGGCAGAATTTTCCCGTGTTGAGCTATGGCGTTGCGGGACCCGGCTCCGGCTCAGTGGCAGGAAGCTTCAACAGTAAACCGAGTCGCACCTATCGGCTGGAATTCTTCAGCAGCCCGGGTTGCAACCCGGTGAACGGATACGGAGAGGGCAAGTTGCTTTTCGGTGCGACCAACATCACGACCGACGCAGCTGGAAACGCGAACTTCACGTGCACATTCCCGGCTGTTGTGTCGGCAGGGGATGTAGTGACTGCAACCGCCACAGACGAGTTCGGAAACACGTCTGAGTTCAGTGCCTGCGCGCCGCTCGTGCCCCCCGCCAGTGTCGAGCTTGCGGTGACACTGCAGGACGCGCCGGATCCAGTGCGGCTCGGGCTCCCGATGACTTACCTGATCACCGTCACGAACGGCGGCCCTTTCAACGCGACGAATGTGCGCGTCACCAACACATTGCCGGCTGGCGCCGTGTTTGTATCGGCGACCAACTCGCAAGGTTCGGCATCGCACAGCGGGGGCGTCGTGGTGTTTCAACTCGGCTCAATGAATGCGGGGACGCGCGCGACCCTCGCAGTAACGGCGAGCCTGCACGTGGCGGGACAAAACGCAAGCCAGGTGGTTGCAATTGCCGACCAGGTTGATCATGTGCCCGCTAATAATACGGCCCAGGCATCCACGGTTGCGGGAATGTTCAACCTGCAGGTGGCTTTAAACGATTCGCCCGATCCGGTGGTCGCTGGCCAGCCCATTACCTTGACGGCCACCGTGACGAACCTGGGAGGGGACACTGCATCAAATGTTGTCGCCTTCATCTATCCTGGTTGGAACTCGTCGGGGCGCGGGTTTGCGGATGCCACTGCGTCCGGTCCGGGAACGTTCGTCAATTCGCACGTGGGAGATCGTGCAACGGTGCAATGGCGCCTTGGAACCTTGCCCGCGGGGCAGGGCGTGAAAGCGACGGTTTCAGCAATTCCAATGCAGCTGGGCACGAACCAATCTCGCTTTATCATCGGGGGCGGTTTGTTGGGGATCGACACCAACACCTTGAACAACACCGTGATCATTACGACAGTCGTGACTCCGGGGCCAGGCATCTTGTCACTCAAGCCGAACCTGTATGTTCGGGAGCCTGCAGGACCGGCGGTGGTGATGGTGACGCGCGAGAGCGGAAGCAATGGCGTTGTCACGGTGCAATACTCGACATCGCCCTTTGAGGCGGCAGCGCCCGGCGATTACACACAGATAACGGGGACGCTCACCTTTACGAACGGCCAGACGCAATCGACCATCGCCATTCCGATCACAAACGACATGCAGGGTGAGTGCAATGAGCTGTTCCGCCTGGTTTTATCAAATCCAACCGGCGGCGCCGCGTTGTTGGGCCAGGGTTCTCCCATCAGTCCATCGCGCACCGACATCGAGATTGCGGACGACGATTTTGGCGCGCTGTCAACGGTTAATCGGGTTGCGGATGGCGTGCCGCGACGCATCACTGCGAGCTTCGAGAATTCAGGCTTCTTCCTCGAGGAATCCACGCTGGCCGACATGACACCCGACGGCAGATTCGTGGCGTTCCTGGCGTATCCGCCGAATCTTTCGGACTTGAAGACAAATGATGTCCGCGACTTGTTTCTGCATGACCGACAGACCGGTTCGAATCACCTCGTCAGCATCAGTGCGGACGGGGGCGCGGCGGGAACCGGAAATTCTGAAGGCGCGGACGTTTCCGATGATGGCCGCTTTGTCGTGTTTCAAAGCTTTGCGTCCAACCTTGTCGCTGGCGATACCAACAAAACAGGCGACGTGTTCATGCGCGACCGGCAAGCGGGGACGACGAGCTTGATCAGCGTCAACAGTTCGGGTTCGGGTCCCGGCAACAGCACTTCTGAGGATCCCGTCCTGAGCGCGAACGGGCGATTCATCGCGTTTGCCAGCGTCTCCACGAACCTGGTGGGAAACGATGGGAACGGGTTCCCCGACATCTTCGTGCGCAATCTGACGAACAACACAACGACGCTCGTGTCAGTGAACACAAACGGCGTCGGGGCAAACGGAAATTCGGCCCATCCGCTCGTCAGCTCGAATGGAATGGTGGTGGTGTTCCACAGCATGGCTGGCGACCTCGCCCCGGGAGACACGAACAACACCTGGGATGTCTTCGCCCGCAATCTTGAAACGGGAACAACCGTGCTCGTGAGTCGGGGGATTACGAACCAGCTGGGCAACGCGGCGTCGCTCGTGATGGCACTGAGCGCGGACGGACGTTATGTCGCATTCCAAAGCGATGCTTCGAACCTGACTACGAACGATTCGAACAATGCGGACGACGTGTTCCTTCGCGATCTTCAAACGGGCACGACAACACTGGTTTCGCGCAATGCCACGGGAACAGGGGCAGGTAATCAGGAATCGCGATTTGCCTCCATGACCCGCGACGGCCGCTATATTGGATTCGACAGCCGGGCGGGGAACATCGTGTCCTCGGGTGGGTTTTCGGGACGTTGGAATGCTTACCGTTACGACCGCGTGACCGGTTCCAACCTCCTCATCAGCGTCAATTCGATTGGGTCCTTCAGCGGCAATGATGATTCGTTTGATCCGGCGATCAGCGAGGATGGGCGCCATGCGGCGTTTGAAAGCGAAGCGACGGACCTGGTGCCGGGTTACCAAGCATCCACGACCTTTGCCTACTCGCAGATTTACGTTCGCGATCTTCAAACCGGCGTCACGACATTCATCAGCCATGAGCCTGGCCATCTGCGCAGTGGAAATCGTTACTCGATGGATCCGCTCATCAGCGGCAACGGGCAGGTCGTGACGTTTCAATCGCAGTCCGGCAACCTGGCGTTTGGCGACGGAAACAACATGGAGATGGATGTTTTTGTTTACGCGGCGTCGTCGAATTCGCTTTCGATCGTCAGCGCCATTGCGTCGTCCACGCCGTCCCGCTCCGCGTTCGAAGCCGTGTTAAGCCGGGACGGACGCTACATTGCATTCAGCACGGAGGCGAACGAACAGGCGACGAATGACCTCAACCAGTTGACCGACGTGTTTCTTCGGGATGTGACAAGTGGCTCCGTGACGCTGGTCAGCGGCAATAGTTCGGGAACGGGAACCGCGAGCGGCGATTCGGGCGTCCCGGTGATCAGCCATGACGGGCGGTTTGTGGCTTTCTTCAGCACCGCGACGAATCTTGCAGCCGGGGATGCGAACACCACGCGCGATGTTTACGTTCGTGACAGGCTGACCGGGATTGCCCATCTGGTTTCATTGCAGACCAACGGCCTTGCAGCCGGTGAGGCGGCCTTTTCGACATGA
- a CDS encoding DUF1015 family protein, translated as MAIVKPFAALRPKPELAAQICELPYDVMSSEEARQLAAGNPLSFLHVSKPEIDLPPGTDLYSNAVYAKGKENFSRLISEGALRQDPKPCFYIYRQIMGRHAQLGIVAAASCEEYLKGVIKKHEFTRPDKEDDRVRHIETLESQTGPVFLTYRAVPSLDALISRIVATAPAIDFTAADGVRHTSWTIDGSEDVKVIESEFAKLPALYIADGHHRSAAAARVYQSRKGAGHSGSFLAVIFPHNQMQILPYNRVLKDLNGLSAEGLLAKLDSIFTIHPSASPAPTHKHEVALFLTGKWHTLHFRPHFASASDPIEKLDVTLLQRFVLDPIFGINDPRTSTRINFVGGIRGTGELEKLVNSGEYACAFSMFPTSIEDLMTIADAGGIMPPKSTWFEPKLRDAMFCHMIA; from the coding sequence ATGGCCATTGTTAAACCATTTGCGGCACTGCGTCCCAAGCCGGAACTTGCGGCTCAAATTTGCGAGTTGCCTTACGACGTGATGTCTTCTGAGGAAGCGCGCCAGCTCGCGGCGGGAAACCCATTGAGCTTCCTGCATGTCAGCAAACCGGAAATCGATCTGCCGCCCGGCACGGATCTGTACTCGAATGCCGTGTATGCGAAAGGAAAGGAAAATTTCTCGCGGCTCATTTCGGAAGGCGCTTTGCGCCAGGATCCAAAGCCCTGCTTCTATATTTACCGGCAGATCATGGGCAGGCACGCGCAACTCGGGATCGTCGCTGCTGCGAGTTGCGAAGAATACCTCAAGGGCGTGATCAAGAAACATGAGTTCACCCGTCCGGACAAAGAAGACGATCGGGTGCGCCACATCGAAACTTTGGAATCACAAACGGGCCCTGTATTCCTCACGTACAGGGCCGTGCCCTCGCTCGATGCTCTCATTTCCAGAATCGTCGCCACGGCCCCGGCAATCGATTTCACCGCGGCAGACGGGGTTCGACACACGTCCTGGACGATCGACGGCAGCGAGGATGTGAAGGTGATTGAATCGGAGTTTGCCAAACTTCCCGCGCTGTACATCGCGGACGGACATCATCGCAGCGCTGCCGCAGCGCGCGTTTATCAGAGTCGAAAGGGAGCTGGTCACAGCGGATCCTTCCTCGCCGTCATTTTCCCGCACAACCAGATGCAGATCCTGCCGTACAACCGCGTGCTCAAGGATTTGAACGGCCTTTCAGCGGAAGGATTGCTGGCGAAGCTCGATTCCATTTTCACCATCCATCCCAGCGCATCCCCTGCCCCGACCCATAAACATGAGGTCGCATTGTTTCTCACCGGCAAGTGGCACACGCTGCATTTCCGCCCGCATTTTGCTTCGGCATCGGATCCCATCGAAAAACTCGACGTGACCCTGCTTCAGAGATTCGTGCTGGATCCAATCTTCGGCATCAACGATCCAAGGACGAGCACGCGGATTAATTTTGTTGGCGGAATTCGTGGCACAGGCGAGTTGGAAAAACTCGTGAACAGCGGCGAGTACGCCTGCGCGTTCTCGATGTTTCCCACGAGCATTGAAGATCTTATGACCATCGCCGACGCAGGCGGCATCATGCCGCCGAAGAGCACATGGTTTGAACCGAAGCTCCGCGACGCCATGTTTTGTCACATGATTGCCTGA
- a CDS encoding DUF488 domain-containing protein, whose translation MKLYTIGFTRKSAQEFFDTLRRSGAKRIVDVRLNNSSQLAGFAKRDDLKFFVKEICGMDYVHLPELAPTQEMLDDYRKRKGGWEAYEVQFLRLIKQRRVEHSIPKEIISEGCLLCSEDKPHHCHRRLVAEYLSEHWGGVHVSHLG comes from the coding sequence ATGAAGCTTTACACGATAGGGTTCACAAGGAAATCCGCTCAGGAGTTTTTCGACACGCTGCGGCGTTCCGGCGCGAAGCGGATTGTGGATGTTCGACTGAACAACAGTTCCCAACTGGCCGGATTTGCGAAGCGTGACGACTTGAAGTTCTTCGTCAAAGAAATCTGTGGAATGGATTACGTCCACCTGCCTGAATTGGCGCCCACGCAGGAGATGCTCGACGATTACCGAAAGCGCAAAGGGGGCTGGGAAGCCTATGAGGTTCAATTCCTTCGCCTGATTAAACAACGCCGCGTCGAACACTCGATCCCGAAAGAGATTATTTCAGAGGGATGCCTTCTGTGCAGTGAAGACAAACCGCATCACTGCCACAGACGGCTCGTTGCAGAGTATCTGAGCGAGCATTGGGGCGGGGTGCATGTTTCTCACCTCGGCTGA
- a CDS encoding cation diffusion facilitator family transporter produces the protein MPAERLKRSLRATFTGLAANTALAVSKLLAGIFGHSHALIADAVESFADIFSSLVVWRGLVIAAEPADEDHPYGHGKAEPIATAVVSAMLLVAALWIVVQSIREIATPHSTPAPFTLVVLFAVMLIKEGLFRYALRESAFTESQAVASDAWHHRSDAITSLAAAIGIGIALAGGQGYEAADDWAALVAAGVIAVNGVRLLRPALNELMDRTPDRDMVQRIRHIAKCCTDVVDVEKCFVRKMGYHYFVDMHVEVDPQMTVIRSHEIAHQVKDLVRREIPAVSDVLVHIEPAHAPRTPADS, from the coding sequence ATGCCGGCCGAACGGCTGAAAAGAAGTCTGCGGGCAACCTTCACCGGTCTGGCCGCCAACACAGCACTCGCAGTGTCGAAGCTGCTTGCAGGAATTTTTGGCCATTCGCACGCGCTGATTGCCGACGCCGTGGAATCGTTTGCGGATATTTTCAGCTCGCTGGTGGTCTGGCGCGGCCTTGTCATCGCAGCGGAACCCGCCGACGAAGATCATCCCTACGGCCACGGCAAAGCAGAACCGATTGCGACCGCCGTTGTTTCCGCCATGCTGCTCGTCGCAGCACTTTGGATTGTTGTTCAATCCATTCGCGAAATCGCCACCCCGCATTCCACACCCGCACCCTTCACCCTCGTGGTTCTGTTTGCGGTCATGCTGATCAAAGAAGGACTGTTCCGCTACGCACTTCGTGAATCTGCTTTCACGGAAAGCCAGGCTGTTGCCAGTGACGCCTGGCATCATCGCAGCGATGCGATTACATCCCTGGCAGCGGCCATCGGAATCGGAATCGCACTGGCGGGCGGGCAAGGTTACGAGGCCGCCGATGACTGGGCGGCGCTGGTGGCGGCGGGAGTCATTGCCGTGAATGGCGTCAGGCTGTTGCGCCCGGCGCTGAACGAATTGATGGACCGCACACCCGACCGCGACATGGTTCAGCGCATCCGGCACATTGCGAAATGTTGCACGGATGTCGTGGACGTGGAGAAATGTTTTGTCCGCAAAATGGGTTACCATTATTTCGTGGATATGCACGTCGAAGTCGACCCGCAGATGACAGTGATCCGCTCGCACGAAATTGCGCATCAGGTGAAGGATCTCGTGCGCAGGGAAATCCCTGCAGTTTCAGACGTGCTTGTTCACATTGAACCCGCGCATGCACCCCGAACCCCGGCCGATTCGTGA
- a CDS encoding methyltransferase produces MIDVPEFKGWAKPGPAAPGRAAAMAPEPHETLDAISGHFRLFQLREGHRFSTDDILVAWYGTSWCPTARTALDLGSGIGTVGMISAWRLPGARFVSVEAQSDSVALARKSARYNGLESRYEIREGDFRDPGVIRADEKFDLITGSPPYFPQEAGVKSEHSQRLACRFELRGTIADYCAAASRHLARGGWFACVFPFEPSQRARVAAGAKDAGLAIVRQRPIVFREGEPPLVGLFGMMLASDLPDWFREQTWTEPPLIIRTDKGAIHPEYSAMKLAIGFPP; encoded by the coding sequence GTGATCGACGTGCCTGAATTCAAAGGCTGGGCGAAGCCGGGTCCCGCTGCCCCGGGTCGCGCCGCGGCTATGGCGCCTGAACCGCATGAAACCCTCGACGCCATCAGCGGCCACTTCCGCTTGTTTCAACTTCGCGAAGGCCACCGTTTCTCCACCGACGACATCCTGGTGGCGTGGTACGGCACGAGTTGGTGTCCCACCGCGCGCACCGCGCTTGACCTCGGCAGCGGCATTGGAACTGTGGGGATGATTTCGGCCTGGCGCCTCCCGGGAGCACGCTTCGTCAGTGTCGAAGCCCAGTCCGACAGCGTGGCACTCGCGCGCAAGTCCGCGCGTTATAACGGGCTGGAAAGCCGTTACGAAATTCGAGAAGGGGATTTCCGCGATCCCGGAGTAATTCGCGCCGACGAAAAATTCGATCTCATCACGGGCAGCCCGCCCTATTTTCCGCAAGAAGCCGGTGTCAAGAGCGAGCATTCGCAACGGCTCGCGTGCCGCTTCGAATTGCGTGGGACGATTGCAGACTATTGTGCGGCGGCATCGCGGCACCTTGCGCGCGGCGGCTGGTTCGCCTGTGTATTTCCGTTTGAACCTTCGCAAAGAGCGCGCGTCGCCGCAGGGGCGAAAGATGCGGGCCTTGCGATCGTCCGCCAGCGCCCGATCGTGTTCCGGGAAGGCGAACCGCCGCTGGTGGGTTTGTTTGGCATGATGCTCGCCAGCGACCTGCCGGACTGGTTTCGTGAACAAACCTGGACCGAACCGCCGTTGATCATCCGCACGGACAAAGGCGCGATACACCCTGAATATTCTGCGATGAAACTCGCGATCGGCTTTCCACCCTGA
- a CDS encoding histone deacetylase → MSDLKIITDEQCTSYTSPGHPEKPVRISRTQAKLREQTELNLAWGTPGVASDESILRAHAPELLKRLEEPVAFDEDTPFHPGISGLARASVGAALEGLRCARNGEIVFSLMRPPGHHATRRKAMGFCYLNNVAIAALEALATGTRRVAVFDFDVHHGNGTEDILVNEAGAAFYSIHQHPAYPGTGAMNVGNNCFNYPLPEQTPRAHYREVLASALEELGRFQPELVAVSAGFDAYARDPLAQETLEAEDFHWLGGQLRGLGKPLLCLLEGGYSRDLPGLVFAFLKGLAGK, encoded by the coding sequence ATGAGCGACCTGAAGATCATCACTGACGAACAGTGCACGAGTTACACATCACCTGGACACCCCGAGAAACCTGTTCGCATCAGCCGCACGCAGGCGAAGTTGCGGGAGCAGACCGAACTGAACCTGGCGTGGGGGACGCCCGGTGTGGCTAGCGACGAATCCATCCTGCGCGCGCACGCCCCGGAGCTGTTAAAGCGCCTGGAGGAGCCTGTGGCATTTGATGAGGACACGCCGTTTCACCCCGGGATTTCAGGCCTGGCTCGCGCGTCCGTGGGTGCCGCACTGGAGGGTCTGCGTTGCGCGCGCAATGGCGAGATCGTTTTCAGCCTCATGCGTCCTCCCGGCCACCATGCCACACGCCGCAAAGCGATGGGCTTTTGTTATCTCAACAACGTCGCCATTGCGGCCCTGGAAGCGCTCGCCACGGGAACCCGCCGCGTTGCGGTCTTTGATTTCGACGTGCATCACGGAAACGGCACGGAGGATATCCTCGTCAACGAGGCGGGGGCTGCATTCTATTCCATTCATCAGCACCCAGCCTACCCTGGAACAGGCGCGATGAACGTTGGCAACAACTGTTTCAACTATCCTTTGCCTGAACAAACCCCGCGCGCGCATTACCGGGAAGTCCTGGCTTCGGCACTCGAGGAACTCGGCCGCTTCCAGCCGGAGCTCGTGGCGGTATCCGCTGGATTCGATGCGTATGCGCGTGATCCGCTGGCGCAGGAAACTTTGGAAGCCGAAGATTTCCACTGGCTCGGCGGTCAGCTGCGCGGGCTTGGCAAGCCGTTGCTCTGCCTGCTTGAAGGCGGCTACAGCCGTGATCTTCCCGGCCTCGTCTTCGCATTTCTCAAGGGGCTCGCGGGCAAATGA
- the zwf gene encoding glucose-6-phosphate dehydrogenase: MSQPEILAEDCVPRLADSRKPAEPCSIVIFGASGDLTARKLIPALYHLFKERQMPSSFRVVGVARREKTDDSFREELHAALEKFSRTQPLDDKAWREFAKNIFYCQGDMTDPAVYTKLEQLLTSFGRAPLRENLLFYLATSPSQFGMVVEHLHHADLLQKNGAGWQRIVVEKPFGHDLESAHALNNELTRFAHEQQVFRIDHYLGKETVQNILMFRFSNSIFERLWNRDSIDHVQITVSEQLGVGGRGGYYEEAGALRDMVQNHLLQVLALVTMEPPVSLEAEAVRDEKVKLLKSIRPVQAEDISRQVVRGQYFAGVVEGEARPGYRQEPKVKSDSNVETYVALKLFIDNWRWSGVPFYLRTGKNLPTSASEVRIQFRPTPNVLFAAQCGERLDENAIALRLQPDEGIYLRFNGKVPGTSMGVRPVRMHFSYDSEFGAYTPEAYERLLLEAMVGDATLFIRRDEVETAWHIVDSIRAGWENKALTNREFYAAGTWGPVAADDLLAQSGHAWHEPQVLK; the protein is encoded by the coding sequence ATGTCTCAACCGGAAATCCTCGCCGAGGACTGCGTCCCGCGTCTGGCGGATTCGCGCAAGCCAGCTGAACCGTGCTCGATCGTGATCTTCGGCGCCAGCGGCGACCTCACCGCCCGAAAGCTGATTCCTGCGCTCTATCACTTGTTCAAGGAACGGCAGATGCCTTCCTCGTTTCGCGTGGTGGGCGTTGCGCGGCGAGAAAAAACCGATGATTCATTCCGCGAGGAACTCCATGCCGCATTGGAGAAATTCTCCCGAACCCAACCCCTCGATGACAAGGCCTGGCGCGAATTCGCGAAAAATATTTTTTATTGCCAGGGCGATATGACCGACCCGGCGGTCTACACGAAGCTGGAGCAATTGCTAACCTCGTTCGGCCGCGCACCCCTCCGTGAAAATCTGCTGTTTTATCTCGCGACCTCGCCCAGCCAGTTCGGCATGGTCGTCGAACACCTGCACCACGCTGACCTGCTCCAAAAGAACGGAGCGGGCTGGCAGCGGATCGTCGTGGAAAAGCCGTTTGGCCATGATCTGGAGTCCGCCCACGCGCTCAACAATGAACTGACGCGGTTCGCCCACGAGCAACAGGTTTTCCGCATCGATCACTATTTGGGGAAGGAAACGGTGCAGAACATTTTGATGTTCCGCTTTTCAAACTCGATTTTCGAACGCCTCTGGAACCGCGATTCGATCGATCACGTGCAGATCACGGTAAGCGAACAACTCGGCGTGGGCGGCCGCGGCGGATATTACGAAGAGGCCGGCGCATTGCGCGACATGGTCCAAAACCACCTGCTCCAGGTGCTCGCGCTCGTCACCATGGAACCGCCCGTCTCCCTCGAGGCGGAAGCGGTTAGGGACGAAAAAGTGAAACTGCTGAAGTCCATCCGCCCCGTCCAGGCCGAGGACATTTCCAGGCAGGTCGTCCGCGGCCAATACTTTGCGGGTGTTGTGGAGGGCGAAGCCCGGCCGGGATATCGGCAGGAACCCAAGGTAAAGTCAGATTCAAATGTCGAAACGTATGTCGCGCTGAAATTGTTCATCGACAACTGGCGCTGGTCCGGCGTGCCGTTTTATTTGCGCACAGGCAAGAACCTGCCCACCAGCGCGAGCGAGGTGCGAATCCAGTTTCGCCCGACTCCGAATGTTCTGTTCGCTGCCCAGTGCGGTGAAAGGCTGGATGAAAATGCGATCGCCCTGCGCCTCCAGCCGGATGAAGGCATTTACCTGCGCTTCAACGGAAAAGTCCCAGGCACATCGATGGGAGTCCGCCCCGTGCGCATGCATTTCAGCTACGACTCTGAATTCGGCGCCTACACGCCCGAAGCTTATGAGCGCCTATTGCTCGAAGCGATGGTAGGCGACGCCACGCTGTTCATCCGCCGCGACGAGGTCGAAACCGCATGGCACATCGTGGATTCAATCCGCGCTGGTTGGGAGAACAAGGCGTTAACCAACCGTGAATTCTATGCCGCAGGAACGTGGGGGCCGGTTGCCGCGGACGATCTTCTCGCCCAAAGCGGGCACGCATGGCACGAGCCGCAGGTTTTGAAATAA